A region from the Stygiolobus caldivivus genome encodes:
- the ribC gene encoding riboflavin synthase — protein sequence MSTRKYGVVDTTFSRVDMGKIAVNVIRKEDPDAEVIRYTVPGIKDLPVGAKKLLDQGCDGVITLGWVGRTMLDKYSYLATSIGLIMVQILTSKHVIDVTVHEDEAEDEEKLVEIAEDRASKHALNLVTLVRDGGSALTKYAGKGLRQGYKHAGGLED from the coding sequence ATGAGTACAAGAAAATACGGTGTGGTAGATACTACCTTTTCGAGAGTAGACATGGGAAAGATAGCTGTAAATGTAATACGAAAAGAGGATCCGGATGCTGAAGTAATAAGGTACACTGTACCCGGAATAAAGGACTTGCCAGTGGGTGCAAAAAAGTTGCTAGATCAAGGTTGCGACGGCGTTATAACTTTAGGTTGGGTGGGACGAACTATGCTGGATAAATATAGCTATTTAGCTACCAGCATAGGGCTAATAATGGTACAGATCCTTACGTCAAAACATGTCATAGACGTAACAGTCCACGAGGATGAAGCAGAAGATGAAGAAAAATTAGTAGAAATTGCCGAGGACAGAGCGTCAAAACACGCATTAAATTTGGTAACTCTGGTGAGAGACGGAGGATCAGCTTTAACTAAGTATGCTGGTAAAGGACTGAGACAGGGGTATAAACATGCAGGAGGACTCGAGGATTAA
- the ribH gene encoding 6,7-dimethyl-8-ribityllumazine synthase yields the protein MQEDSRIKLGIVVAEFNYDITYLMLQRALSHANFLGAEVKVVVKVPGSYDMPVVVAELLKRDEIDAVVTLGAVIKGETKHDEIVASQTARKLMDLSVEYGKPVTLGIIGHGVTHEQAVERIEEYSTRAVESAIKLVKRVKKLKGLQFSGDTTVVIE from the coding sequence ATGCAGGAGGACTCGAGGATTAAACTAGGTATAGTAGTAGCGGAATTTAACTACGATATAACTTATCTAATGTTACAGAGAGCGTTATCACATGCTAACTTTCTCGGTGCGGAAGTTAAGGTGGTGGTAAAAGTCCCGGGGAGCTATGATATGCCTGTCGTTGTAGCCGAACTTCTAAAAAGGGATGAAATAGATGCCGTAGTAACTTTAGGAGCAGTAATTAAAGGAGAAACTAAGCATGACGAAATAGTAGCAAGCCAAACTGCAAGAAAGCTTATGGACCTTTCTGTTGAATACGGTAAACCTGTAACTTTAGGAATTATAGGACACGGAGTTACTCACGAGCAAGCGGTAGAAAGGATCGAGGAGTACTCTACGAGAGCTGTAGAGTCAGCTATAAAGCTCGTTAAGAGAGTTAAGAAGTTGAAGGGGCTTCAGTTTAGCGGAGACACAACGGTGGTTATTGAGTGA
- a CDS encoding amidohydrolase family protein, with protein MESYKINLGGALLGEDLEYREEINIEYDIEKETITHIGKGFDKDGIDLRNFIAVPPLVNSHTHTADFTFPEIGVDKPLKDLVGDPKSEKYRYFEIYQNKISEGIRNFLINSKNIGVFTVVDFREQGIKGVKLGIEASSGIRDFNHILLGRLDTFSIDELRELYNSAHGYGLPSISSNSIPELIDIRRVFSDKIRAAHVSETKKHYLRHDLEQLISYYKPTLLIHGTNLSKNDFSLIREIPLVICPRSNLWFSVGIPKIADAIEEGVELLFGTDNGAWIDYNLWKEIEVALLISRSQKPLSNFAKQILKGATITAYKVFKLNYGIEESRKFLIVLLKKEELVRAHDIYTAIVKRGSNLVTYSLGATQNLK; from the coding sequence ATGGAAAGTTATAAGATAAATTTGGGAGGAGCACTCCTAGGTGAGGACCTAGAATATAGGGAAGAAATAAATATTGAATATGACATAGAAAAAGAGACCATAACTCATATAGGTAAAGGATTTGATAAGGACGGGATTGATTTAAGGAATTTTATAGCAGTCCCACCCCTGGTGAACTCTCATACACATACGGCGGATTTCACGTTCCCAGAAATCGGTGTGGACAAACCGTTAAAGGATTTAGTCGGAGACCCTAAGAGCGAAAAATACCGTTACTTTGAAATATATCAGAATAAAATTTCGGAAGGGATAAGAAATTTTCTAATTAATTCTAAAAATATTGGAGTCTTTACCGTAGTAGACTTCAGAGAACAGGGTATTAAAGGGGTAAAATTAGGCATTGAAGCCAGTAGTGGTATACGTGACTTTAACCATATTTTACTTGGAAGATTAGACACTTTCTCCATAGACGAACTAAGAGAATTGTATAATAGTGCTCACGGATACGGGTTACCGTCTATTAGTAGTAACTCGATCCCCGAATTGATAGATATCAGAAGGGTATTTTCCGACAAGATAAGGGCAGCCCATGTTTCGGAGACTAAGAAACATTACCTAAGGCATGACCTGGAGCAATTAATAAGCTATTATAAGCCTACGCTCCTTATCCACGGAACTAACCTAAGTAAGAATGATTTTAGTTTAATTAGAGAAATTCCCCTCGTAATTTGCCCTAGAAGTAACCTTTGGTTTTCAGTAGGAATACCAAAAATAGCTGACGCTATTGAAGAAGGAGTGGAGTTACTATTCGGTACTGATAACGGTGCATGGATTGATTATAACCTTTGGAAGGAAATTGAAGTTGCGTTACTTATAAGTAGAAGCCAAAAACCGTTATCAAACTTCGCAAAGCAAATACTAAAAGGGGCGACTATAACTGCCTATAAGGTGTTTAAGCTTAATTATGGGATTGAAGAGAGTAGAAAGTTCTTAATAGTACTTTTAAAAAAAGAGGAATTAGTTAGAGCTCATGACATTTATACTGCTATAGTAAAAAGGGGATCAAATCTAGTCACTTATAGTCTTGGTGCTACCCAAAATCTTAAGTGA
- a CDS encoding 3,4-dihydroxy-2-butanone-4-phosphate synthase yields the protein MLVPKGEIRNNLESGLPILIYDFDGREEEVDMVFYAGAVSWKTINILRKDAGGLICYVTGYTEAKKLGLTFMTEIVKEKYPQLYKRPPYGDEPAFALWVNHVSTRTGINDEDRAKTINKLHETVSTIKKDENEARQKFYNEFYAPGHVPILISRGLKNRKGHTELTSSLLEYIGLEISGVIAEMLGDGKSLPKDKALLYAKNNGFLFIEGKEIVMEVMK from the coding sequence ATGTTAGTTCCAAAAGGTGAAATCAGGAATAACCTCGAATCCGGATTACCAATACTAATCTACGATTTTGATGGAAGAGAAGAAGAAGTAGACATGGTATTTTATGCAGGAGCTGTTTCATGGAAGACCATAAATATATTGAGAAAAGACGCAGGCGGGCTCATCTGTTACGTCACTGGGTATACAGAAGCGAAAAAACTAGGATTAACATTCATGACAGAAATTGTTAAGGAAAAATATCCACAACTTTATAAGAGGCCACCCTACGGTGATGAACCTGCTTTTGCTCTGTGGGTGAATCACGTATCAACAAGGACAGGGATTAACGATGAAGATAGGGCTAAAACTATAAATAAATTACACGAGACGGTTAGTACCATAAAAAAGGATGAAAATGAAGCAAGGCAAAAGTTCTATAACGAATTCTATGCGCCAGGTCACGTGCCTATCTTAATTTCAAGGGGGCTAAAGAACAGAAAAGGACACACAGAATTAACCTCATCCTTATTGGAATACATAGGCTTGGAAATAAGCGGAGTTATTGCTGAAATGCTAGGCGACGGAAAGAGTCTCCCTAAAGATAAAGCATTACTATATGCTAAAAATAATGGTTTCTTGTTTATTGAAGGAAAGGAAATAGTAATGGAGGTAATGAAATGA
- a CDS encoding DUF2208 domain-containing protein codes for MSNYPQGYPNPYNWKMIVVSQVLMVVMSFVLSLYPQYFLPVYILYIIVIMGISSVMMARSNPMLAERKYMGEIYKSNTLFEEKNAGNLIQKDNEYVQKMQQLAVANFKSFGIMILYIIIIFVFYDYVLLKIVGGVTQYEKLAIYLIYFEALYLFNMFVYRRLIKIQMMDAMAPSSYKVTEKGILSTDKSGVFLHSRHLVNAEIIENRDKKYVEIDSKTSKLPYRIRLYTNDIDRLVDVLNRVKRMELKRQQASNS; via the coding sequence ATGTCCAACTATCCCCAAGGTTATCCTAATCCATACAATTGGAAGATGATTGTAGTTTCCCAAGTACTAATGGTAGTAATGTCTTTTGTACTTTCTCTTTATCCTCAATACTTCCTACCGGTTTACATACTTTATATTATAGTTATAATGGGTATTTCAAGTGTTATGATGGCTAGGAGTAATCCTATGTTAGCGGAGAGAAAATATATGGGTGAAATTTATAAATCTAATACGCTATTTGAGGAGAAAAACGCCGGAAATCTAATTCAAAAGGATAATGAGTATGTACAAAAAATGCAACAGTTAGCAGTGGCTAACTTTAAATCGTTCGGGATTATGATTCTATACATTATAATAATATTCGTCTTCTATGACTATGTCCTGCTGAAGATTGTAGGCGGGGTTACGCAATATGAAAAACTCGCCATATATTTAATATATTTTGAAGCTCTATATTTATTCAATATGTTCGTATATAGAAGGTTAATAAAGATCCAGATGATGGACGCTATGGCCCCTTCAAGCTATAAAGTTACGGAAAAAGGGATCCTATCAACTGATAAGAGTGGGGTATTTCTTCATTCAAGGCATCTAGTTAACGCTGAAATAATAGAAAATAGGGACAAAAAGTATGTGGAAATTGATTCAAAGACCTCCAAATTACCCTATAGAATAAGGTTATATACTAATGATATAGATAGGCTAGTAGACGTTTTAAACAGAGTTAAGAGAATGGAGCTAAAGAGGCAGCAAGCCTCCAACTCCTGA
- a CDS encoding GTP cyclohydrolase IIa: MKTIKLIMDGYKQWTESLGNDREWKIQAFQHYFSYILYTKIAEIWGYVIPFRYDIYVILSDGIKEKQLLSAVQDIKTYSPTEIRICKGYNKTPLLSLYSCDEKIDLDTRPDEKVLVAHYDVDGITKMGLREATERIELLKENVRELGKKLGCIEHYFGGDNMGLFCSEDTAEEHILTSRELEGVKVGIGIDIKARDALRKATEALEIIRKYRGEKWKVIR; this comes from the coding sequence GTGAAGACTATAAAGTTAATAATGGATGGATATAAGCAGTGGACCGAAAGTTTAGGTAATGATAGGGAGTGGAAGATTCAAGCTTTTCAACATTATTTTTCTTATATACTTTATACCAAGATAGCGGAAATCTGGGGGTATGTGATCCCTTTTCGTTACGATATCTATGTTATATTAAGCGACGGAATTAAAGAAAAACAGCTGTTATCGGCTGTACAGGATATAAAAACATACTCACCCACTGAAATAAGAATATGTAAAGGTTATAATAAAACTCCATTATTATCACTGTACTCTTGCGATGAAAAAATAGACCTCGATACGAGACCCGACGAGAAAGTATTAGTAGCACATTACGATGTAGACGGGATTACGAAAATGGGACTCAGAGAAGCCACTGAGAGAATAGAATTATTAAAGGAAAATGTTAGAGAGCTAGGTAAAAAATTAGGGTGTATAGAGCATTACTTCGGAGGAGATAATATGGGATTATTCTGCTCTGAAGACACAGCAGAGGAGCACATACTTACGTCGAGAGAATTAGAAGGAGTAAAAGTCGGAATAGGAATAGATATAAAAGCCAGAGATGCCCTGAGAAAAGCTACAGAAGCTCTGGAAATCATCAGAAAATACAGGGGTGAAAAATGGAAAGTTATAAGATAA